A part of Microbacterium atlanticum genomic DNA contains:
- a CDS encoding DUF3263 domain-containing protein, which translates to MPLSDRDRAILDFEGEWRRHAGAKEEAIRADLGMSPARYYQLLGRLIDTADAQQHDPMLVKRLRRLRDARLRERAARAADGS; encoded by the coding sequence GTGCCCCTCAGCGACCGCGACCGCGCCATTCTCGACTTCGAGGGGGAGTGGCGCCGGCACGCGGGGGCGAAGGAGGAGGCGATCAGGGCGGATCTGGGGATGTCGCCCGCCCGCTACTACCAGCTGCTCGGCCGCCTGATCGACACCGCCGACGCGCAGCAGCACGATCCCATGCTGGTGAAGCGGCTGCGACGCCTGCGGGACGCGCGCCTCCGGGAGCGCGCGGCGCGCGCCGCCGACGGCAGCTGA
- a CDS encoding DUF2332 domain-containing protein has protein sequence MTVPREHEAAAVVERYARFARDEAPGRSALYAGWAAGVAADPATAAILARIPATRRQPPLVFAVTRMLGAPETPFPQWAAWLQRHADTVVAEASRRRLQTNEPQRCAALLPALATIDGPIALLEVGASAGLCLYPDRFSYRYRAGDAVVALDPVDGPSSVVLDAQVSGDPPLHIPDVVWRAGIDLAPLDAADTADRRFLTSLVWPGERGRADRIAAALDIVAADPPMLRAGDAADPGTVRAAAALAPRDARLVVTTPGVLPHIERAGRERLIDTVRALDAVWVTIDPPGLYAGSRQDWRPPVDPSTWGGFVLGIDGRAVAAVDPLGAFVDWRAWRPNETDAGG, from the coding sequence GTGACAGTGCCCCGGGAGCACGAGGCGGCGGCCGTGGTGGAGCGATACGCGCGGTTCGCCCGCGACGAGGCGCCCGGTCGCTCGGCGCTGTACGCCGGCTGGGCGGCGGGGGTCGCCGCCGACCCTGCGACGGCGGCCATCCTCGCCCGCATTCCGGCGACGCGGCGGCAGCCGCCCCTGGTCTTCGCCGTCACCCGCATGCTGGGTGCGCCGGAGACGCCCTTCCCGCAGTGGGCGGCGTGGCTCCAGCGCCATGCCGACACCGTCGTGGCGGAGGCATCCCGTCGCCGTCTGCAGACGAACGAGCCGCAGCGGTGCGCGGCACTGCTGCCTGCGCTCGCGACGATCGATGGGCCGATCGCGCTGCTCGAGGTGGGCGCGAGCGCGGGGCTCTGCCTGTACCCCGACCGGTTCTCCTACCGGTACCGCGCCGGCGACGCCGTCGTGGCGCTCGACCCCGTCGACGGGCCGTCCTCGGTCGTGCTCGACGCGCAGGTCAGCGGCGACCCGCCGCTGCACATCCCGGACGTCGTGTGGCGTGCCGGGATCGACCTCGCGCCGCTCGACGCCGCCGACACGGCGGACCGACGCTTCCTCACCAGCCTGGTGTGGCCGGGTGAGCGCGGCCGCGCGGACAGGATCGCCGCGGCGCTGGACATCGTCGCCGCCGACCCGCCAATGCTGCGCGCCGGCGACGCCGCGGATCCCGGCACGGTGCGCGCGGCGGCAGCGCTCGCGCCGCGGGATGCAAGGCTCGTGGTGACCACGCCGGGGGTGCTGCCGCACATCGAGCGCGCCGGGCGCGAGCGTCTCATCGACACCGTCCGCGCGCTCGACGCCGTGTGGGTGACGATCGACCCGCCGGGGCTGTACGCCGGGTCGCGCCAGGACTGGCGGCCGCCCGTCGACCCGTCGACATGGGGCGGGTTCGTCCTCGGCATCGACGGCCGCGCGGTCGCCGCGGTCGATCCTCTCGGCGCGTTCGTGGACTGGCGCGCGTGGCGCCCGAATGAGACGGATGCTGGGGGCTAG
- the msrB gene encoding peptide-methionine (R)-S-oxide reductase MsrB: MTYAVDKSDAEWRAELTPEQYAVLRQAGTERPWTGELLDESRAGLYTCAACGAELFQSGTKFDSHCGWPSFYESIRPEAVELIEDRSHGMVRTEVRCARCGSHLGHVFPDGFGTPTGDRYCMNSISLQFTPGDDPAQP, from the coding sequence ATGACCTACGCCGTCGACAAGAGCGACGCCGAGTGGCGCGCCGAACTGACCCCCGAGCAGTATGCCGTGCTGCGGCAAGCCGGCACCGAGCGTCCGTGGACCGGTGAGCTGCTCGATGAGAGCCGGGCGGGCCTCTACACGTGCGCCGCCTGCGGTGCCGAGCTCTTCCAGAGCGGGACGAAGTTCGACTCGCACTGCGGCTGGCCCAGCTTCTACGAGTCGATCCGCCCGGAAGCGGTCGAGCTCATCGAGGACCGCAGCCACGGCATGGTGCGCACCGAGGTGCGCTGCGCCCGCTGCGGCTCCCACCTGGGGCACGTCTTCCCCGACGGCTTCGGCACGCCCACCGGCGACCGCTACTGCATGAACTCGATCTCGCTGCAGTTCACTCCGGGCGACGACCCGGCCCAGCCCTGA
- a CDS encoding nitroreductase family protein, with the protein MAGALDAALARRSWSKVTDEAPTHEQLLELVAAAGRVADHSSLQPWRIIELRGDDRERLGRAINKAQGDKGVSSKPLRAPLLVAVVASYRKSHKVPRWEQQAVASGVAHVLSLLLDEAGWGVIWRTGHYTRAKAVAKAHGLKKNEELLGWLYVGGKPPTSRPERRKAVDARRFVTRMP; encoded by the coding sequence ATGGCCGGCGCCCTCGACGCCGCCCTGGCGCGGCGGTCGTGGTCGAAGGTCACCGACGAGGCTCCGACCCACGAGCAGCTGCTGGAGCTCGTGGCAGCAGCGGGTCGCGTCGCCGACCACTCGTCGCTGCAGCCGTGGCGCATCATCGAGCTGCGCGGCGACGACCGGGAGCGCCTCGGGCGCGCGATCAACAAGGCGCAGGGCGACAAGGGCGTCTCGTCCAAGCCACTGCGCGCCCCCCTGCTCGTTGCCGTCGTCGCCAGCTACCGCAAGAGCCACAAGGTGCCCCGCTGGGAGCAGCAGGCGGTCGCCTCGGGCGTCGCCCACGTGCTCAGCCTGCTGCTGGACGAGGCGGGCTGGGGCGTGATCTGGCGCACCGGTCACTACACCCGCGCCAAAGCGGTGGCCAAGGCGCATGGCCTGAAGAAGAACGAGGAACTGCTCGGCTGGCTCTATGTCGGCGGCAAGCCCCCCACCTCGCGGCCCGAGCGGCGCAAGGCCGTCGACGCGCGCAGGTTCGTCACCCGCATGCCCTGA
- the pucL gene encoding factor-independent urate hydroxylase has protein sequence MPDRAFVLGANQYGKAEVRLVRIDRETPRHEITDLNVTSQLRGDFEAAHVHGDNARTVATDTQKNTVYAFARDGVGSPEAFLLRLGRHFTGRFPWVTGGRWEAEQFTWTRIPVGGEGHPHSFVRGGTETRAAVLTIDQGDETVISGLHDLALLKSTGSEFHGFPRDRFTTLADTTERVLATRVRARWRYNRVDVDFDRAYADVRRLLLEAFAQTHSLGLQQTLFEMGRHALAGHPEIDEVRLSMPNLHHFAVDLTPFGLDNPGEVFFPADRPYGLIEAAVLRDGADADHPAWRGMAGFC, from the coding sequence ATGCCGGACCGCGCGTTCGTCCTCGGCGCCAACCAGTACGGCAAGGCCGAGGTGCGCCTCGTGCGCATCGACCGCGAGACCCCTCGCCACGAGATCACCGACCTGAACGTGACGTCGCAGCTGCGGGGGGACTTCGAGGCCGCCCACGTGCACGGGGACAACGCGCGAACCGTCGCGACCGACACGCAGAAGAACACCGTGTACGCGTTCGCCCGCGACGGCGTGGGCTCACCGGAGGCGTTCTTGCTGCGGCTGGGTCGCCACTTCACGGGTCGCTTCCCGTGGGTGACCGGCGGACGGTGGGAGGCGGAGCAGTTCACGTGGACCCGCATCCCGGTCGGCGGCGAGGGGCATCCGCACTCGTTCGTCCGCGGCGGCACCGAAACACGTGCGGCCGTCCTGACGATCGATCAGGGGGACGAGACCGTCATCTCGGGGCTGCACGACCTCGCCCTTCTGAAGTCGACCGGGTCGGAGTTCCACGGCTTCCCGCGGGACCGGTTCACGACGCTGGCCGACACGACCGAGCGCGTGCTGGCCACCCGGGTGCGGGCGCGCTGGCGCTACAACCGGGTCGACGTCGACTTCGACCGGGCGTACGCCGACGTCAGGCGCCTGCTCCTCGAGGCCTTCGCGCAGACGCACTCGCTCGGTCTGCAGCAGACCCTCTTCGAGATGGGCCGGCACGCGCTCGCCGGCCACCCCGAGATCGACGAGGTGCGGCTGTCGATGCCGAACCTGCATCACTTCGCCGTCGACCTCACTCCGTTCGGGCTCGACAACCCCGGCGAGGTGTTCTTCCCCGCCGACCGCCCGTACGGGCTCATCGAGGCGGCGGTGCTCCGGGACGGCGCGGACGCAGACCACCCCGCCTGGCGCGGCATGGCGGGATTCTGCTGA
- the uraH gene encoding hydroxyisourate hydrolase yields the protein MSQITTHVLDTSTGRPARGVGVILATADGAELAADETDERGRIAELGPHRLDPGSYRLSFATGDYFAGTGRETFYPTVSIDFSVVDDEHYHVPLLISPYSYSTYRGN from the coding sequence ATGAGCCAGATCACCACGCATGTCCTGGATACCTCGACGGGGCGCCCGGCCCGCGGGGTCGGCGTCATCCTCGCCACCGCGGACGGTGCCGAGCTGGCCGCGGACGAGACGGACGAGCGCGGACGCATCGCCGAGCTCGGTCCGCACCGGCTGGACCCCGGTTCGTACCGGCTGTCGTTCGCCACAGGGGACTACTTCGCCGGCACCGGCCGCGAGACGTTCTACCCGACGGTGTCGATCGACTTCTCGGTCGTCGACGACGAGCACTACCACGTGCCGCTGCTCATCAGCCCGTACTCGTACTCGACCTACCGCGGCAACTGA
- the uraD gene encoding 2-oxo-4-hydroxy-4-carboxy-5-ureidoimidazoline decarboxylase translates to MELEEFNRLDARSAGDVVRPCLDVDRWVDAVVAGRPYPDRAAALESARTAAWPWTDAEIDAALSRHPRIGDRPGGMSAEASLSRAEQAGVAAASADLAAALAEANRQYEAKFSRVFLIRASGRTAEEVLEALRERLAHSEAEELPVIAEQLRQIAVLRLEGILSA, encoded by the coding sequence ATGGAGCTCGAGGAGTTCAACCGGCTCGACGCGCGGTCGGCCGGCGACGTCGTCCGGCCGTGCCTCGACGTCGACCGGTGGGTCGACGCGGTCGTGGCGGGCCGCCCCTACCCTGACCGGGCGGCGGCGCTGGAGTCCGCGCGGACGGCGGCATGGCCGTGGACGGACGCGGAGATCGACGCCGCGCTCTCCCGCCATCCGCGAATCGGGGACCGCCCGGGCGGCATGAGCGCCGAAGCGTCGCTCTCGCGGGCCGAGCAGGCCGGCGTCGCAGCGGCGTCCGCGGATCTCGCCGCCGCGCTCGCCGAGGCGAACCGGCAGTACGAGGCCAAGTTCTCCCGCGTGTTCCTCATCCGCGCGTCCGGGCGCACCGCCGAGGAGGTCCTCGAGGCGCTGCGCGAGCGACTGGCGCACTCCGAGGCCGAGGAGCTCCCCGTGATCGCCGAGCAGCTGCGGCAGATCGCCGTTCTCCGTCTGGAAGGGATCCTCTCCGCATGA
- a CDS encoding peroxiredoxin — MTDENRLREGARNPGFALPDATGAMVRPEDFAGRRLIVYFYPAAFTPGCTTEACDFRDNLASLQAAGVAVVGISPDPVERLAEWARAEQLDFPLLSDTDHAVAEAWGAWGPKVVGGEQRIGLIRSTFVLTPDGTIESAEYRVDPHGHVARLRAQLAA; from the coding sequence ATGACCGATGAGAACCGCCTGCGCGAGGGCGCACGCAATCCCGGCTTCGCGCTGCCGGACGCCACGGGTGCCATGGTCCGGCCGGAGGACTTCGCCGGGCGCCGGCTCATCGTCTACTTCTACCCGGCCGCCTTCACCCCCGGATGCACGACCGAGGCCTGCGACTTCCGCGACAACCTCGCCTCACTGCAGGCGGCCGGCGTGGCCGTCGTGGGGATCTCGCCCGACCCGGTCGAGCGGCTCGCGGAGTGGGCCCGGGCCGAGCAGCTCGACTTCCCCCTGCTTTCGGACACGGATCACGCCGTGGCCGAGGCCTGGGGCGCGTGGGGGCCGAAGGTCGTGGGCGGCGAGCAGCGCATCGGGCTGATCCGCTCCACCTTCGTGCTCACCCCCGACGGGACGATCGAATCCGCCGAGTACCGCGTCGACCCCCACGGGCACGTCGCCCGGCTGCGCGCTCAGCTCGCCGCCTGA
- a CDS encoding HpcH/HpaI aldolase/citrate lyase family protein codes for MSADPYGSGPGLLDAEADLARPLATRPARHRAVEPAIARSWLLVPGTRPETFGDMAASRADAVVLDIEDAVDPSKKPQARADVVQWLRAGGRAWVRINDASTPFWADDLAALARIPSLAGVMLAKTESPDQVTATFDRLGGNAPVVALIESAIGIEDAAHIARARGAFRLAFGSGDFRRDTGMSADADAMAYPRARLVVASRVGDLPGPIDGPTVGTSMPTLREHSAITVSMGMTGKLCLAAEQAPVINEVICPTPSEVEWAMDFLADFEGRGRVIRDGSDLPRLGRAQKIEKLALAFGVHPTS; via the coding sequence ATGTCCGCAGATCCCTACGGCAGTGGCCCCGGCCTCCTCGACGCCGAGGCCGACCTCGCTCGGCCCCTCGCGACGCGTCCGGCGCGCCACCGTGCCGTCGAACCCGCCATCGCCCGGTCGTGGCTGCTGGTCCCCGGAACCCGCCCCGAGACGTTCGGCGACATGGCCGCGTCGCGGGCCGACGCAGTGGTGCTCGACATCGAGGATGCCGTCGACCCGAGCAAGAAGCCGCAGGCACGTGCCGATGTGGTCCAGTGGCTGCGCGCCGGCGGACGCGCCTGGGTGCGCATCAACGACGCCTCCACGCCCTTCTGGGCCGACGACCTCGCCGCGCTCGCGAGGATCCCGTCGCTTGCCGGCGTCATGCTGGCCAAGACCGAGTCGCCCGACCAGGTCACGGCCACCTTCGACCGGCTCGGCGGGAACGCACCCGTCGTCGCCCTCATCGAATCGGCGATCGGCATCGAGGACGCCGCGCACATCGCGCGGGCGCGCGGCGCGTTCCGGCTCGCGTTCGGCAGCGGCGACTTCCGCCGCGACACCGGAATGAGCGCGGATGCCGACGCGATGGCGTACCCGCGGGCACGCCTGGTGGTCGCCAGCCGCGTCGGCGACCTCCCCGGCCCCATCGACGGGCCGACGGTGGGCACCAGCATGCCCACGCTGCGCGAGCACTCGGCGATCACGGTGTCGATGGGCATGACCGGCAAGCTGTGCCTGGCCGCCGAGCAGGCGCCCGTCATCAACGAGGTGATCTGCCCGACCCCCAGCGAGGTCGAGTGGGCGATGGACTTCCTCGCCGACTTCGAGGGCCGTGGGCGTGTCATCCGCGACGGCAGCGACTTGCCGCGCCTCGGCCGTGCGCAGAAGATCGAGAAGCTGGCTCTGGCGTTCGGCGTGCATCCGACGTCGTGA
- the allB gene encoding allantoinase AllB, producing the protein MLRRRSRAVPVSAVQGCQPADPADVTVGDVDDRVYDLVVRGERIVAGGRVFAGEVGVAEGAIAAIEPLGRTLPGRRVVALREDEALLPGLVDTHVHVNEPGRTAWEGFETATKSAAAGGVTTIIDMPLNSVPATVSVAALELKRAAAAGQVFVDVGFWGGAVPGNTGDLAPLHGAGAFGFKCFLAPSGVDEFPALGADDLEPVLAELARLGGLLLVHAEDPGALSLAPDAEGASYGAFLASRPRVAEEDAIATVIRLARRTGARVHIVHLSSAGALPMIAAAKGEGVRLSAETCPHYLSLTAEDIADGATAFKCCPPIREAANRELLWRGLADGTIDAVVSDHSPATPDLKHLDDGDFGAAWGGIASLQLGLPLVWSEARRRGIRLEKVVEWMSARPAALSGLTRKGDIALGFDADLVVFAPDSEFVVDVHRLHHRNPLTPYDGRNLSGVVRETFLRGRRVDFAEPRGRLLRRGAA; encoded by the coding sequence GTGCTACGCCGGCGGTCCCGAGCCGTTCCGGTATCTGCTGTACAAGGATGTCAACCGGCAGATCCGGCTGACGTGACCGTGGGCGACGTCGACGATCGCGTGTACGACCTCGTCGTCCGCGGCGAGCGCATCGTGGCGGGCGGGCGCGTCTTCGCGGGCGAGGTGGGTGTCGCGGAGGGCGCGATCGCGGCGATCGAGCCCTTGGGCCGTACGCTGCCCGGTCGCCGCGTCGTCGCGCTCCGGGAGGACGAGGCGCTGCTGCCGGGGCTCGTCGACACCCACGTCCACGTGAACGAGCCGGGGCGCACCGCATGGGAGGGCTTCGAGACGGCGACGAAGTCGGCGGCCGCCGGCGGTGTCACCACGATCATCGACATGCCGCTGAACAGCGTGCCGGCGACCGTGTCGGTGGCCGCACTGGAGCTCAAGCGGGCAGCGGCCGCCGGGCAGGTGTTCGTCGACGTGGGCTTCTGGGGCGGGGCGGTGCCCGGCAACACCGGCGACCTCGCCCCGCTGCACGGCGCCGGCGCGTTCGGCTTCAAGTGCTTCCTGGCGCCGTCGGGCGTGGACGAGTTCCCCGCGCTCGGCGCGGACGACCTGGAGCCGGTGTTGGCAGAGCTCGCGCGACTCGGCGGCCTGCTCCTGGTCCACGCCGAGGACCCCGGAGCGCTCTCGCTCGCGCCCGATGCCGAAGGAGCGAGCTACGGCGCGTTCCTGGCGTCGCGGCCGCGCGTCGCCGAGGAGGACGCCATCGCCACGGTCATCCGGCTCGCGCGCCGCACCGGCGCACGGGTGCACATCGTCCACCTGTCGTCGGCGGGCGCCCTGCCGATGATCGCGGCAGCGAAGGGCGAGGGCGTCCGCCTCAGCGCCGAGACGTGCCCCCACTATCTGTCGCTGACCGCAGAGGACATCGCCGACGGCGCGACGGCCTTCAAGTGCTGCCCGCCGATCCGCGAGGCCGCCAACCGCGAGCTGCTGTGGCGGGGCCTCGCCGACGGCACGATCGACGCCGTCGTCAGCGATCACTCGCCCGCCACGCCGGACCTGAAGCACCTGGACGACGGCGACTTCGGGGCGGCGTGGGGAGGCATCGCCTCGCTGCAGCTGGGGCTGCCGCTGGTGTGGTCCGAAGCGCGGCGACGCGGCATCCGTCTCGAGAAGGTGGTGGAATGGATGTCGGCGCGACCGGCGGCCCTGTCGGGCCTCACCCGCAAGGGCGACATCGCGCTCGGCTTCGACGCCGATCTCGTCGTGTTCGCACCGGACAGCGAGTTCGTCGTCGACGTCCACCGTCTGCACCACAGGAACCCCCTCACCCCGTACGACGGCCGCAACCTGTCGGGCGTGGTGCGCGAGACGTTCCTGCGTGGGCGGCGGGTGGACTTCGCCGAGCCCCGCGGCCGCCTGCTGCGCCGCGGCGCCGCGTGA
- a CDS encoding bifunctional allantoicase/(S)-ureidoglycine aminohydrolase: MTYFTPQGGLPPQTDLLTDRAVVTQAYTFIPKGVLRDIVTSSLPGFRSTRAWILARPVAGSATTFAQLIVEIAPGGGADAPETESGVEGVLFVTAGVLSVTLAGVRHVLEPGGYAYVAAGADWSLANDGDVPVSLHWIRKAYQPLPGTPAPPSFVTRDQDVEPQPMPGTRGAWATTRFVDPDDLAHDMHVNIVTFQPGGSIPFAETHVMEHGLYVLQGKAVYRLNDDWVECEAGDYMLLRAFCPQACYAGGPEPFRYLLYKDVNRQIRLT, translated from the coding sequence ATGACCTACTTCACGCCGCAGGGCGGTCTGCCGCCGCAGACGGACCTGCTGACCGACCGGGCCGTCGTCACGCAGGCGTACACGTTCATCCCGAAGGGAGTGCTGCGCGACATCGTGACGAGCAGCCTGCCGGGATTCCGGAGCACGCGCGCGTGGATCCTGGCCCGGCCGGTGGCGGGATCCGCGACGACCTTCGCGCAGCTCATCGTCGAGATCGCGCCCGGCGGCGGGGCCGACGCGCCCGAGACCGAGAGCGGCGTCGAGGGGGTGCTCTTCGTCACGGCGGGAGTGCTCTCCGTCACGCTGGCAGGAGTCCGTCACGTGCTGGAGCCCGGCGGCTACGCGTATGTGGCCGCCGGCGCGGACTGGTCGCTGGCCAACGACGGCGACGTGCCGGTGAGCCTCCACTGGATCCGCAAGGCGTACCAGCCGCTGCCGGGCACGCCCGCGCCCCCGTCGTTCGTCACACGTGATCAGGATGTGGAGCCGCAGCCGATGCCGGGCACCCGCGGCGCGTGGGCGACCACGCGCTTCGTGGATCCCGACGACCTCGCCCACGACATGCACGTCAACATCGTGACCTTCCAGCCCGGCGGGTCCATCCCGTTCGCCGAGACGCACGTCATGGAGCACGGTCTGTACGTGCTGCAGGGAAAGGCCGTCTACCGGCTCAACGACGACTGGGTGGAATGCGAGGCCGGGGACTACATGCTGCTGCGCGCGTTCTGTCCGCAGGCGTGCTACGCCGGCGGTCCCGAGCCGTTCCGGTATCTGCTGTACAAGGATGTCAACCGGCAGATCCGGCTGACGTGA
- a CDS encoding DUF6986 family protein gives MTHALLRDDDLAGLDRMLASADELLTARYPGDDGARQPLHTVYVPADRYTPALPREWGDAALDAVGAHGGIAAVLHELGIPAAHARAVSAFVDSKLRAEPIEDLRLDVEDGYGDRGDEAEDADVRRAAAHVVAAVAEKTAPGSLGLRIKGLEAQTRRRGIRSLDLFVSGLLEGGELPAGLVITLPKVTAPAQVEAMAAICSRLEERGGLAPGALRFEVQVETPQLVLGADGTSPLPRAIAAAGGRLTGLHYGTYDYSAALGIAPEHQSMEHPAADHAKSVMQVAVAETGVRLSDGSTNVLPVGDDEAVRSAWRLSARLVRRSLERGFFQGWDLHPAQLVPRFAANGLFYREGMPPAAARLRDWALRRNGGVQDEPATARALAAFLTRGVACGALTAAEVTDAAGVDLGTLAALAHPTKGRPSA, from the coding sequence ATGACGCACGCGCTGCTGCGGGACGACGACCTGGCCGGCCTCGACCGGATGCTGGCGTCCGCCGATGAGCTGCTCACCGCGCGCTACCCGGGTGACGACGGCGCCCGCCAGCCGCTGCACACCGTCTACGTCCCCGCCGATCGCTACACGCCCGCGCTTCCGCGCGAGTGGGGCGACGCGGCACTCGACGCGGTCGGCGCACACGGCGGCATCGCGGCGGTTCTGCACGAGCTCGGCATTCCCGCGGCGCACGCGAGGGCCGTAAGCGCGTTCGTCGACTCCAAGCTCCGCGCGGAGCCCATCGAGGACCTCCGGCTCGACGTCGAAGACGGCTACGGCGATCGCGGGGACGAGGCGGAGGACGCCGATGTCCGCCGCGCCGCCGCGCACGTGGTCGCGGCGGTGGCGGAGAAGACGGCGCCGGGATCCCTCGGCCTGCGCATCAAGGGGCTCGAGGCACAGACGCGGCGTCGCGGCATCCGATCCCTCGACCTCTTCGTCAGCGGGCTCCTCGAGGGCGGCGAGCTGCCCGCGGGGCTCGTCATCACGCTGCCGAAGGTGACCGCGCCCGCACAGGTCGAGGCGATGGCGGCGATCTGCAGCCGCCTCGAGGAGCGCGGCGGCCTCGCGCCGGGAGCCCTGCGCTTCGAGGTGCAGGTCGAGACACCGCAGCTGGTGCTCGGCGCCGACGGCACGTCGCCGCTGCCGCGCGCGATCGCCGCGGCGGGCGGTCGGCTGACCGGGCTGCACTACGGCACCTACGACTACAGCGCGGCCCTGGGGATCGCGCCCGAGCACCAGTCGATGGAGCATCCCGCCGCCGACCACGCGAAGAGCGTCATGCAGGTCGCCGTCGCCGAGACCGGCGTGCGGCTGTCGGACGGCTCGACGAACGTGCTTCCCGTCGGCGATGACGAGGCCGTGCGGTCGGCGTGGCGACTGAGCGCGCGACTGGTGCGTCGGTCCCTCGAGCGCGGCTTCTTCCAGGGGTGGGATCTGCACCCGGCACAGCTCGTGCCCCGGTTCGCGGCGAACGGGCTGTTCTACCGCGAGGGCATGCCGCCGGCCGCGGCGCGGCTGCGGGACTGGGCGCTGCGCCGGAACGGCGGCGTGCAGGACGAGCCGGCCACCGCTCGTGCCCTCGCCGCGTTCCTCACCCGCGGCGTCGCGTGCGGTGCGCTGACGGCGGCCGAGGTGACGGATGCCGCCGGCGTGGACCTCGGAACGCTCGCCGCGCTCGCCCATCCTACGAAGGGGAGGCCGTCCGCATGA
- a CDS encoding DMT family transporter, translating into MDGVTRRSPAAAAAAIGGTVLIGVLTAVQARINGELGIRIGDGFAAAVVSFGSGLIVLVVLSAAIPQGRRGFAALIAGLRAHRIPLWMLCGGVAGALSVATQSLAVGIIGVALFTVGVVAGQTVSGLLLDRSGMGPAGTVAVTPARVVGGALALLAAAVSLAGGVAAPPVLVVLPFLVGAGIAWQSAVNGRLRQRVGTPLTATLVNFVGGTAVLSVAELIHTALAGPPTSFPADPWLYLGGVIGVSYIFLAAALVSYTGVLLLGLGTVVGQVVTSVAIDALWPTSAAPSLSSSLLMSVLAILSVVVAAVPWRRMPRPGR; encoded by the coding sequence ATGGACGGCGTGACCCGTCGCTCTCCCGCGGCCGCCGCCGCGGCGATCGGCGGGACCGTCCTCATCGGGGTCCTGACGGCCGTGCAGGCCCGCATCAACGGTGAGCTCGGCATCCGCATCGGAGACGGGTTCGCGGCGGCAGTCGTCTCGTTCGGGTCGGGTCTCATCGTGCTCGTGGTGCTGTCCGCTGCGATCCCGCAGGGCCGTCGAGGCTTCGCGGCGCTCATCGCCGGACTGCGCGCGCACCGCATCCCGCTGTGGATGCTCTGCGGCGGCGTCGCCGGCGCGCTGTCGGTCGCCACGCAGTCGCTCGCCGTCGGGATCATCGGCGTCGCTCTGTTCACCGTCGGGGTGGTGGCCGGTCAGACCGTGAGCGGCCTCCTCCTCGACCGCTCCGGAATGGGGCCCGCCGGCACCGTCGCGGTGACCCCGGCTCGTGTCGTCGGCGGCGCCCTGGCCCTCCTCGCCGCGGCCGTCTCGCTGGCAGGGGGAGTGGCTGCACCGCCGGTTCTCGTCGTGCTGCCCTTCCTCGTCGGCGCGGGCATCGCATGGCAGTCCGCGGTGAACGGGCGGCTGCGTCAGCGCGTCGGCACGCCGCTGACGGCGACCCTGGTCAACTTCGTCGGCGGCACCGCGGTGCTTTCGGTGGCGGAGCTGATCCACACCGCGCTCGCCGGACCGCCCACCTCGTTCCCCGCCGACCCGTGGCTCTACCTCGGCGGCGTGATCGGCGTGTCGTACATCTTCCTCGCCGCCGCGCTGGTGTCGTACACCGGCGTCCTGCTGCTCGGTCTCGGAACGGTCGTGGGGCAGGTCGTGACGTCCGTCGCGATCGACGCGCTCTGGCCGACGAGCGCCGCGCCGTCGCTGTCGTCATCGTTGCTCATGTCGGTACTCGCGATCCTCTCGGTCGTCGTGGCGGCGGTGCCATGGCGACGGATGCCGCGGCCCGGCCGCTGA